The sequence TCAGATGATTGCCAGTCTTTCCCTACTTCATTGATATCAATAATTTGGTTGTAGTATTTTGAATTAATATCATCGATACACTCTATTCCAGTTTGCACCGGAATATAATTTTTATCATTGTTCTTTTTATTTTCAAAACCAAAAGACTTACCGATCCTCATAACTCCCGCTGGAGCTTTATTATCAGACTCTTGCTTTAGCGGAGCATAAGCTATTTCTTCAAATGCTTTATCAGCCCACGCTAAGCCCTTTTTACCGACCACAATAGGTATATCTAGTTTAACTGGCAACCAATTATTTTGATTATCTTTAGTAAAAAACCATAATCTGCCCTGAATGCTTTGCCAATTCTTAGTTACCACAACTATCAATTGTTGAGCTTGATTTATTAACTCGA is a genomic window of Francisella sp. LA112445 containing:
- a CDS encoding L,D-transpeptidase family protein; this translates as MIYQESFELINQAQQLIVVVTKNWQSIQGRLWFFTKDNQNNWLPVKLDIPIVVGKKGLAWADKAFEEIAYAPLKQESDNKAPAGVMRIGKSFGFENKKNNDKNYIPVQTGIECIDDINSKYYNQIIDINEVGKDWQSSEKMSEIPLYKYGVEIQYNKNPTKSKKGSCIFMHTWRSQDTGTEGCTAMSETDIKDITQLLVINKSPVLVQLPQDIYNKLQQSWCLPDLS